Proteins found in one Campylobacter canadensis genomic segment:
- a CDS encoding type II toxin-antitoxin system Phd/YefM family antitoxin, which translates to MNLSRDEIFSATDVARNFTTILKKIETNKKVFVMKNNKFQCVMLSINEYEKLQNALVVLEAIYKERKKQNGKD; encoded by the coding sequence ATGAACTTAAGCCGTGATGAAATTTTTTCAGCTACAGATGTTGCAAGAAATTTCACAACTATTTTAAAAAAAATAGAAACTAATAAAAAGGTTTTTGTTATGAAAAATAATAAATTCCAATGCGTAATGCTAAGTATTAACGAATACGAAAAATTACAAAACGCCTTAGTAGTTCTTGAAGCAATTTATAAAGAAAGAAAAAAACAAAATGGCAAAGATTAA
- a CDS encoding alpha/beta fold hydrolase, whose amino-acid sequence MAKIKLNEISLSYLLEDGLAKNNHTCLILHGWGANKEFMKDIFLKQVKNNFEKIIFLDLPGFGNSNEPLKSFDSFECLDIVVEFLNKINLNINCILGHSYGAKLAALYASKYKLDKLILIASAGIVLKKSFKTRLKIKISKCLKMLKINKNPFISKDAINLSKVMYESFKRVVDEDFSSYFSSISSKTLILWGKEDDATKLQAGKILHSLIKNSYFFEFSGNHFFFIQNDTSLIIKDFLNDELNNKTF is encoded by the coding sequence ATGGCAAAGATTAAATTAAATGAAATCTCGCTTAGCTATCTTTTAGAAGATGGCTTAGCAAAAAATAATCATACTTGTTTAATCTTGCACGGTTGGGGTGCAAATAAAGAATTTATGAAAGATATTTTTTTAAAACAAGTAAAAAATAATTTTGAAAAAATAATATTTTTAGATTTGCCTGGTTTTGGAAATAGCAATGAGCCTTTAAAAAGCTTTGATAGCTTTGAATGCTTAGATATTGTTGTGGAATTTTTAAATAAAATTAATCTAAATATAAACTGTATTTTAGGGCATTCTTACGGGGCAAAACTAGCAGCACTTTATGCAAGTAAATATAAATTAGATAAATTAATCTTAATTGCTAGTGCTGGTATTGTGCTTAAAAAATCTTTTAAAACTAGATTAAAAATTAAAATTAGCAAGTGTTTAAAAATGCTTAAAATAAATAAAAATCCCTTTATTAGCAAAGATGCTATTAATTTAAGCAAAGTTATGTATGAGAGTTTTAAAAGAGTTGTTGATGAGGATTTTTCTTCTTATTTTTCTTCTATATCTTCTAAAACACTTATTTTATGGGGTAAAGAAGATGATGCAACCAAGCTTCAAGCAGGTAAAATACTACATTCTTTAATAAAAAATTCGTATTTTTTTGAATTTAGTGGTAATCATTTTTTCTTTATTCAAAATGATACATCTTTGATTATTAAAGACTTTTTAAATGATGAATTAAATAATAAAACATTCTAG
- a CDS encoding cation:proton antiporter: MHFNTNDLHILLFISFVIFCSPYISKVTKLPTLAVEIILGAIAGAFGIISKTPAFELASSIGFSYLMFIAGLEVSLRDFFKLNLKQVKEILFFYIILYALSTIIAFIFNLSYMISIILPIMSVGLISILYKDYKITPNWLNLSMISAALGEVISIIILTLINSFSSSSDTLQVILSVLYILFFLCVFLFIYYIFSVLFWWFPALKEVIVPNSTDKAERDIRFSISLWIVAVALVIYFDFEIALGAFLAGIFISSFFGHKKELEHKLSSLGHPFLIPIFFIFVGLSLDFSLLNLELILLSLSMVLAMAITRLIASFVFYSSLKLECILLAFSTCMPLTLLIAFATLGQKLKLIDSTLYIALILAALIEGVLFMYLIPKLALLIETKRK, translated from the coding sequence ATGCATTTTAATACTAATGATTTACATATTTTACTGTTTATTTCTTTTGTAATTTTTTGTTCTCCATATATTTCTAAGGTTACAAAATTACCCACTTTAGCAGTAGAAATAATCTTAGGTGCTATTGCTGGAGCATTTGGAATTATTAGTAAAACCCCAGCTTTTGAACTTGCATCTAGCATTGGTTTTTCTTATTTAATGTTTATTGCAGGACTTGAAGTTAGTTTAAGAGATTTTTTTAAGCTTAATCTAAAACAAGTAAAAGAAATTTTATTTTTTTATATAATTTTATATGCTCTTTCAACAATAATTGCATTCATTTTTAATCTTAGTTATATGATTAGTATTATTTTACCTATTATGAGTGTTGGTTTAATTAGTATTTTATATAAAGATTACAAAATAACACCAAACTGGCTGAATTTATCAATGATAAGTGCTGCTTTAGGCGAGGTTATTAGTATTATAATTCTTACTTTAATAAATAGTTTTTCAAGCTCTAGCGATACATTGCAAGTTATTTTATCTGTTTTATATATTTTGTTTTTTTTATGTGTATTTTTATTTATTTATTATATTTTTTCAGTTTTATTTTGGTGGTTTCCTGCTTTAAAAGAAGTAATAGTACCAAATTCAACCGACAAAGCTGAAAGAGATATAAGATTTAGTATATCTTTATGGATTGTTGCTGTTGCACTTGTAATATATTTTGATTTTGAAATAGCTTTAGGAGCTTTTTTAGCTGGAATTTTTATCTCAAGCTTTTTTGGGCATAAAAAAGAGCTAGAACATAAATTAAGCTCATTAGGGCATCCATTTTTAATACCTATATTTTTTATTTTTGTAGGTCTTAGTTTAGATTTTTCTTTACTTAATTTAGAGCTTATTTTACTTTCGCTTTCAATGGTTTTAGCTATGGCTATTACTCGCTTAATTGCTTCTTTTGTATTTTATTCAAGTTTAAAATTAGAATGTATTTTATTAGCTTTTAGTACCTGTATGCCGCTAACTTTATTAATAGCTTTTGCAACCTTAGGACAAAAATTAAAATTGATTGATTCTACTCTTTACATTGCTTTAATTCTTGCTGCATTAATTGAAGGAGTGCTTTTTATGTATTTAATTCCTAAGCTAGCGTTACTAATTGAAACAAAAAGAAAATAA